In a genomic window of Pseudomonas oryzihabitans:
- a CDS encoding class II fumarate hydratase yields MSRTETDSIGPIEVADDVYWGAQTQRSLENFAIGNQQMPLAVVHALATVKKAAARVNLRLGELPEDVATLIEKASSEILDGFHDDQFPLVVWQTGSGTQSNMNVNEVIAGRSNELAGAGMGGKKPVHPNDHVNRGQSSNDCFPTAMHIATALAVQNDLLPAIAELSGGLALQSARYQHLVKTGRTHMMDATPVTFGQELSAFVAQLDLAERAIRNALPAVLELAQGGTAVGTGLNAPKGFDEAIAKEIAELTGLPFVTAPNKFAALAGHEPLVALHGGLKTLAVALMKIANDLRLLGSGPRAGFAEVKLPANEPGSSIMPGKVNPTQCEALSMLACQVIGNDVTVGFAASQGHLQLNVYKPVIAHNVLESIRLLADGCRNFNTHCVTGMEPDEHKMAEHLEQGLMLVTALNPHIGYDKAAEIAKKAYAENKTLRAAALELGYLTDAQFDEWVRPETMLEAGGRG; encoded by the coding sequence ATGAGCCGTACCGAAACCGATAGCATCGGCCCCATCGAAGTGGCCGACGACGTCTACTGGGGCGCCCAGACCCAAAGATCGCTGGAGAACTTCGCCATCGGCAACCAGCAGATGCCGCTGGCGGTGGTGCATGCCCTGGCCACGGTGAAGAAGGCGGCCGCGCGGGTCAATCTACGTCTCGGCGAATTGCCGGAGGATGTCGCCACCCTAATCGAGAAGGCCAGCAGCGAGATCCTCGACGGTTTCCATGACGACCAGTTTCCCCTGGTGGTCTGGCAGACCGGCAGCGGCACCCAGAGCAACATGAACGTCAACGAAGTCATCGCCGGGCGCAGCAACGAGTTGGCCGGCGCCGGGATGGGCGGCAAGAAGCCGGTCCACCCCAACGACCACGTCAATCGTGGCCAGAGCTCCAACGACTGCTTCCCCACCGCCATGCACATCGCCACCGCCTTGGCGGTACAGAACGATCTGCTCCCCGCCATCGCCGAACTGTCCGGTGGCCTGGCGCTGCAGTCGGCGCGCTACCAGCACCTGGTCAAGACCGGCCGCACCCACATGATGGATGCCACCCCGGTGACCTTCGGCCAGGAGCTGTCGGCCTTCGTCGCCCAGCTCGACCTCGCCGAACGCGCCATTCGCAATGCCCTGCCGGCAGTCCTGGAACTGGCTCAGGGTGGTACCGCCGTGGGCACCGGCCTCAATGCGCCCAAGGGCTTCGACGAAGCCATTGCCAAGGAAATCGCCGAACTCACCGGCCTACCTTTCGTCACCGCGCCGAACAAGTTCGCCGCCCTCGCCGGCCATGAGCCGCTGGTGGCCCTGCACGGCGGTCTCAAGACCCTGGCGGTGGCGCTGATGAAGATCGCCAACGACCTACGCCTGCTGGGTTCCGGTCCGCGTGCGGGCTTCGCCGAGGTCAAGCTGCCGGCCAACGAACCGGGCAGCTCCATCATGCCGGGCAAGGTCAATCCGACCCAGTGCGAGGCGCTGTCGATGCTGGCTTGCCAGGTGATCGGCAACGACGTCACCGTCGGCTTCGCCGCCAGCCAAGGCCATCTGCAACTCAACGTCTACAAGCCGGTGATCGCCCATAACGTGCTCGAATCCATCCGTCTGCTGGCCGATGGCTGCCGCAACTTCAACACCCATTGCGTCACCGGCATGGAGCCGGACGAGCACAAGATGGCCGAGCACCTGGAACAGGGGCTGATGCTGGTGACCGCGCTCAATCCGCACATCGGCTACGACAAGGCCGCCGAGATCGCTAAGAAGGCCTATGCCGAGAACAAGACCCTGCGCGCCGCCGCGCTGGAACTCGGTTACCTGACCGATGCCCAGTTCGACGAGTGGGTACGGCCGGAAACCATGCTGGAAGCCGGTGGCCGTGGCTGA
- a CDS encoding RBBP9/YdeN family alpha/beta hydrolase, whose product MTRYLILPGWQGSGPDHWQSHWQRRLPDARRVEQDDWQRPDPQRWVAALDQAIAQATTPVVLIAHSLGCVTVAHWAASATVARRQRVLAALLVAPADVERPGCPAELVGFAPLPRHPLPFPSRVVTSDNDHAISLPRAEALAQDWGSELDILPGAGHINTRSGHRQWEDGLVYLAKLGSPQGLRVA is encoded by the coding sequence ATGACCCGCTATCTCATCCTTCCCGGCTGGCAAGGTTCTGGCCCCGATCATTGGCAAAGCCATTGGCAGCGCCGTCTGCCGGATGCCCGTCGCGTCGAGCAGGACGATTGGCAACGTCCCGACCCGCAGCGCTGGGTGGCCGCCCTCGACCAGGCCATCGCCCAGGCCACCACTCCTGTGGTGCTGATCGCCCATAGCCTGGGCTGCGTGACGGTAGCGCACTGGGCGGCCAGCGCCACGGTGGCGCGGCGGCAACGGGTGCTGGCCGCGCTGCTGGTGGCGCCGGCCGATGTGGAGCGCCCCGGCTGCCCGGCGGAACTGGTGGGGTTCGCCCCGCTGCCCCGGCATCCGCTGCCCTTCCCCTCACGGGTGGTGACCTCGGACAACGACCACGCCATCAGCTTGCCGCGGGCCGAAGCCCTGGCGCAGGACTGGGGCAGCGAGTTGGACATCCTGCCAGGTGCCGGGCACATCAATACCCGTTCCGGCCATCGGCAATGGGAAGATGGCCTGGTCTATCTGGCCAAGCTGGGTTCGCCCCAGGGATTGCGCGTCGCCTGA
- a CDS encoding NAD(P)H-dependent oxidoreductase encodes MAVAEARGATPLEGDGRRLLVIQGNPKRTSFCQSLADAYVQGAQASGQVVRQLKLAEAQFDPVLREGYDLSQTLEPDLLEAQRQIHWAEHLVFVYPVWWNGLPALLAGFLERVLQPGFAFAQRDQTWGGEPLLTGRSAELLVTSDTPPSPWQRLRNQAPHRQGIQEGLEACGIQVLQVHEYSPVRAADEEQRLRWLQEVERLGRGE; translated from the coding sequence GTGGCCGTGGCTGAAGCCCGCGGCGCCACGCCGCTGGAAGGGGATGGCCGGCGCCTGCTGGTCATCCAGGGCAATCCCAAGCGCACCAGCTTCTGCCAGTCGCTGGCCGACGCCTATGTCCAGGGCGCCCAGGCCAGCGGCCAGGTGGTGCGTCAGCTCAAGCTGGCCGAGGCCCAGTTCGACCCGGTGCTGCGCGAGGGCTATGACCTCTCGCAGACGCTGGAGCCCGATCTGTTGGAAGCCCAGCGGCAGATCCACTGGGCCGAGCATCTGGTGTTCGTCTACCCGGTGTGGTGGAACGGCCTGCCCGCCCTGCTAGCGGGCTTTCTCGAACGCGTCCTGCAACCGGGCTTCGCCTTCGCCCAGCGCGACCAGACCTGGGGCGGCGAGCCCCTGCTGACCGGGCGCAGCGCCGAATTGCTGGTCACCTCCGATACCCCACCCTCCCCCTGGCAACGCCTGCGCAACCAGGCACCCCACCGCCAGGGCATCCAGGAAGGCCTCGAAGCCTGCGGCATCCAGGTGCTGCAGGTGCACGAATACTCGCCGGTACGGGCGGCCGACGAGGAGCAGCGCTTGCGCTGGTTGCAAGAGGTGGAACGGTTGGGGCGGGGCGAGTAG
- the dgt gene encoding dGTP triphosphohydrolase yields the protein MSKWEMAFNQSRRKDKFSITTENSLANGRLEIERDYDRILFAAPTRRLADKTQVFPLDKNDSVRTRLTHSLEVSAIARNIGTRLAYESPSIFTGLEEKTIQRCIPSLLAAIGLVHDMGNPPFGHQGEYSIQAWFEKNCEEVFGSKINHAPPTAKDFLKFDGNSQTFRLLTRLQILSDKYGLNLTYGTLAALIKYPVSSADIGPGSWKKHGYFHSEKDVAEEIWKETGLGLGIRHPFTYIMEACDDIAYAVMDAEDTIKKGLASFPDLVNFLEQNCSDDKLTKKIINKSKEKYDEFKKIDLSPRELNDCVMQMFRVYSIHEMTSEVTNFFVDKAQSLLGGECYFDGILKETQAASFCKALKKFDFTYGFRHKSVLELELKGHTYIHTMMDMLWVAVHGNQEKAYDSITPFGKYAFSRISESYRRIFKEDNGLSQSYKEAQLITDAVSGMTDSYLISLHDELLPFYEKHCKK from the coding sequence ATGTCAAAATGGGAAATGGCTTTCAACCAAAGTCGTCGAAAAGACAAATTTAGCATTACAACTGAAAATAGTCTTGCTAACGGCAGGCTTGAAATAGAAAGAGACTACGACCGTATTTTATTCGCAGCACCAACCAGACGACTTGCAGATAAAACACAGGTCTTTCCTTTAGATAAAAACGATAGCGTCAGAACGAGACTAACTCACTCGCTCGAAGTTTCAGCAATTGCTAGAAATATTGGCACTAGATTGGCGTACGAAAGCCCGAGCATCTTTACAGGGCTAGAAGAAAAAACAATACAACGCTGCATACCCAGCCTACTAGCCGCTATAGGCCTTGTACATGACATGGGTAATCCTCCATTCGGGCACCAAGGGGAATATTCTATACAAGCCTGGTTTGAAAAGAATTGTGAAGAAGTTTTCGGAAGCAAGATAAACCACGCCCCACCCACTGCAAAAGATTTTTTAAAATTTGATGGAAACTCACAAACATTTCGACTTCTAACACGACTTCAGATACTTTCCGACAAATATGGCCTGAATCTTACATATGGTACACTTGCGGCACTTATAAAATATCCCGTATCTAGTGCAGATATAGGTCCGGGCAGCTGGAAAAAGCACGGATATTTTCATTCAGAGAAAGACGTTGCTGAAGAGATATGGAAAGAAACTGGCCTTGGCTTGGGCATACGTCATCCATTTACTTATATCATGGAGGCATGCGATGACATCGCATATGCCGTGATGGATGCAGAAGACACTATAAAGAAGGGATTAGCCTCTTTCCCAGATCTTGTAAACTTTCTTGAACAAAATTGTAGCGACGACAAACTCACAAAAAAAATCATAAATAAGTCCAAAGAAAAATATGATGAATTTAAGAAGATTGACCTTAGCCCAAGAGAACTAAACGATTGCGTAATGCAGATGTTTAGAGTTTATTCGATACACGAAATGACATCTGAAGTCACTAACTTCTTCGTAGACAAGGCACAGTCCTTACTAGGAGGAGAATGCTATTTTGACGGGATATTAAAAGAAACCCAAGCCGCCAGTTTCTGTAAAGCCCTAAAGAAATTTGACTTTACCTACGGATTTCGCCACAAAAGTGTATTAGAGCTAGAACTGAAAGGACACACATACATCCACACAATGATGGACATGCTGTGGGTTGCTGTTCATGGAAACCAAGAAAAAGCTTATGACTCCATTACTCCTTTTGGAAAATATGCATTCTCTAGAATATCTGAGAGCTATAGAAGAATATTTAAGGAAGACAACGGCTTAAGTCAAAGCTACAAAGAGGCTCAGCTAATCACCGATGCGGTGTCAGGTATGACTGACAGTTATCTAATATCTCTGCATGACGAGCTGCTCCCTTTTTATGAAAAACATTGCAAAAAATGA